TGAATATCTTCGTCTGGCGTGTCTGTCTTACATTCCTACGGCTATCAGTTTTTCTATTACGCTGGCCTTGAGAAGTACAGAGCGTGTTAAACTACCGCTCGTTTGTACGTCAGTTTCTTTGTTTACAAATGCCGGTGCAAATTATGTTTTGATTTTTATTGCGCACCTTGGTGTTAAGGGTGCTGCAATTGCAACTGTGTTTGCTCGTGTTGTTGAACTTATAATTCTTGTAAGCTGGTCATATTCTCACAAATATGAAATCAGTGGTAAGCTCCGAGAACTTCTGGGCTTTGACTGGAGTTTTGTTTTCAAATATATAAAGATTGCTTTTCCTGTTATTATCAATGAAACTTTCTGGGGGCTTGGAACTTCTGTATACAACGGAATCTATGCGCATGCGGGAACAGATGCTTTCACTGCCTACAGTATTACGGGAACTATCAGTCAGCTGACATGGGTATTCTGTATGGGCTTTGGAAACGGAATGGGTGTTCTGATTGGAAAACGAATCGGTGAAAAGAAACTTGATGAAGCCCGCGCATATGCACTGCGTTCAATGTGGTTTATGCCTTTGATTGGGGCGGCCGTTGGAATCTTCCTGCTGCCACTTTCTAAATTACTGCCGTTCCTCTTCAATGTTGAACCTGAAATAATTAAGATGGCAACTCAGATTCTTATGATTCTGATTCTGCTTTATCCGTTCAATTCTTTCTGTATGGATTGGATTGTCGGTGTGTGCAGGGCAGGCGGAGATACTGTTTTCTCTGCGGTCGGTGAACTGGTTGTTCTATGGGGTGTTGCGATTCCTTTGGGATATGTAGCAGCCTTTGTGCTCCATCTTCCAGCTCCAATGATATTCTTATTCCTTTCAAGCGAATCGATTGTAAAGGCGATTATTGGCGTAATCAGAATATTAAGCGGAAAGTGGCTGCACGAGGTAACCTGATTAAGGCAGATTTTAAGATAACGGAAATCTATTTAATTCCAGGAACGGTGAGCACTGGTAAAAGCCGATGTCGTGGATTCTTGCTTCCAGTGGCAGGGTGATTTTTTCTGCGAGTTCAAGCGCTTTGGAAAACTGAGTTTGATTCAGGCCTGTGGCAAGGGTAGTGTGCGGGAACCAGATTTCCGGGACGTAATATCCGTTTTCGCCTGCTTCAAATTCCGGCAGGATTATCTTGTGAAGTTCATCATTTATTGTAGAAAGGAAGTCGTCTTTTGCAGGCTTGAGGAAAAGGACCTTGTTGTTGAAGTTTCCGATTTCTGTAAATCTCACTACGCCGGACTTTTGTGTTCTGGAAAACTCTTTAACAATCTGAATCAGCTTTTCTTCTGTTTCTTTAGTTCCGTGAAATGCGCCAATTGTCACATGAGGCGGAACCTTGTTTTTGATCATAAAATCATTGCCAGTCTGTTCTGCGATTGAGGACATTGTATTAAAAATGATTTCATTTACATCCTGAGTAAAATGAAGAGAAACTGCATATGTGATAAAAGGCTTTTCGTAACTCATGGGAACTATCCGTTTATAATTTTTACAGCAACATCTTTTATTGAAAGATTGGTTGTATCAAGAGTATTGTCCAGCGACGAGAAATAATCAAGAGATTTTGTGCTGACTTTTAGCCACTCGTCTGTTCGCCACGGGCATTCTTTGTCATTGTGCCAGCGGTCGGTAAGGGTTGTGTGATTGCAGGTCAGGGTAACGGATTTTATTTCCAGTTCCAGTTTTTTGATGGCTTCGATTATCGAATTGTAGACCCATTCATTATCCATCAGCCAGACCAGGACAATCATCTTACATTCAGAACATTTTTTATAGTTGCCGATCATGTGAAGAATATTGTCCACGGCCATAGTCTTGGTTTCACGATTCCCAACAAAAGGATGAATGTCGAGGCACCAGTCGCCGTCAATAAAGGCTGTTCCCGGAGTATGTTCTGCGATGTATTTGCCGACAGCGGTCTTTCCAACCCCCATCGGTCCGTTTAGGATGATTACTTTCATTTATTTGAATCCTTTTATTCCGAGGTTTCTATTTTTCCTGATTTAATAATTCAATAAATTCCATTCGTTTAATCATATGTTCTGTTGAGTGGGCATCAAAACCAATAATAGTTTTTATAGGATTTGAAGCTGTCTGATTATACAATTCTACCAGATCCCAGAATTCTTTTCTCCAGAAAATATGATGGGATTTTTCGATATGTTTTTCATATGACGAAAGATTTTTTTCAAGAATGATATTGTATTGAGAAGCGGTGTCTATAAGTTTGTTTGAAATATCAGTTAGCTCTTGTGTCCATTTTTTACAACGACGAAAGAATCTATCTGGATGAGCAACAATATTAAAATATCCGGTTTTCATTCCTTCTATCATTGCATTGCAACAGCCGATATATTCATCAGATTTGTCCTTGTCATCAAAACTATAAGTTCCATCCGGATGCTGAAAAAAATGCTGCCCGATAATTAGAGGATGCAGATTTAATTCATACAGATATTTATAGTAATTTATCATTGAAGGAAGAAATTCAACTTCAAGACCTGTTTCTATTTGAATCAGTCCCTGATATTTTATTTGTAGATTTTTTAGCGATTCAATATATTCAGAAAGCTGTTCTATTTCCATACGGTTGTTGAACGGATTTTCCGGGAATGGACAATGCTCTGTAAAAGTTATTTTTTCAGCTCCTAAAGATAAAGCTTCTTTTATAAACTCTTCGTCACTTTCATTGGAACCATGCTTGCATCTGAATGTATGTACGTGGAATATATGTTTCATAATTATCTCTCTTTAGGATTGTAGCATAGAAGTAAGCTGCTTTGCATTAAAATTGTAGTTTAATTTCAAAATATCTCAAATATGATATAATCAGATAAATAACTTTGATGCATTTGGAGACAGAACTCTTTTTGCAAAAGTTGAAAAAGATAATAAATGGACCACCTTGCGTGATGCAGTTTATTCTGCAGTG
The Treponema bryantii DNA segment above includes these coding regions:
- a CDS encoding PHP domain-containing protein, producing the protein MKHIFHVHTFRCKHGSNESDEEFIKEALSLGAEKITFTEHCPFPENPFNNRMEIEQLSEYIESLKNLQIKYQGLIQIETGLEVEFLPSMINYYKYLYELNLHPLIIGQHFFQHPDGTYSFDDKDKSDEYIGCCNAMIEGMKTGYFNIVAHPDRFFRRCKKWTQELTDISNKLIDTASQYNIILEKNLSSYEKHIEKSHHIFWRKEFWDLVELYNQTASNPIKTIIGFDAHSTEHMIKRMEFIELLNQEK
- a CDS encoding MATE family efflux transporter, whose translation is MKLKGFYSSLVAIAIPISLQALLQNFVNMLDTVMIGRLGSVEIAAVGLGNQIFFILNMILFGITSGGGVFIAQFWGKKDIKGIRKSLGLMTLIALFVSVVFTILGLFIPYKLIGIYSPDPEVVKVGGEYLRLACLSYIPTAISFSITLALRSTERVKLPLVCTSVSLFTNAGANYVLIFIAHLGVKGAAIATVFARVVELIILVSWSYSHKYEISGKLRELLGFDWSFVFKYIKIAFPVIINETFWGLGTSVYNGIYAHAGTDAFTAYSITGTISQLTWVFCMGFGNGMGVLIGKRIGEKKLDEARAYALRSMWFMPLIGAAVGIFLLPLSKLLPFLFNVEPEIIKMATQILMILILLYPFNSFCMDWIVGVCRAGGDTVFSAVGELVVLWGVAIPLGYVAAFVLHLPAPMIFLFLSSESIVKAIIGVIRILSGKWLHEVT
- a CDS encoding AAA family ATPase, which gives rise to MKVIILNGPMGVGKTAVGKYIAEHTPGTAFIDGDWCLDIHPFVGNRETKTMAVDNILHMIGNYKKCSECKMIVLVWLMDNEWVYNSIIEAIKKLELEIKSVTLTCNHTTLTDRWHNDKECPWRTDEWLKVSTKSLDYFSSLDNTLDTTNLSIKDVAVKIING
- a CDS encoding 2'-5' RNA ligase family protein; protein product: MSYEKPFITYAVSLHFTQDVNEIIFNTMSSIAEQTGNDFMIKNKVPPHVTIGAFHGTKETEEKLIQIVKEFSRTQKSGVVRFTEIGNFNNKVLFLKPAKDDFLSTINDELHKIILPEFEAGENGYYVPEIWFPHTTLATGLNQTQFSKALELAEKITLPLEARIHDIGFYQCSPFLELNRFPLS